From the genome of Longimicrobiales bacterium, one region includes:
- a CDS encoding thiamine pyrophosphate-binding protein → MNRPTQTIRTLVNAGVTHVIGIPDNTSGPLFPEVRRHPTLTLITVTREGEAFAIAAGLWLGGASPLVVIQNTGLLESGDSIRGTAVRMAAPVPILITGRGYAKMLTAGVTPDDPKTSELLTRADVDSTALLTEPTLEAWGIPFDLCGGEDDPTIALARTVEQAQSEQRPVALVLTRPLT, encoded by the coding sequence GTGAACCGTCCCACGCAGACAATCCGGACGCTGGTCAACGCGGGAGTGACTCACGTGATCGGGATTCCTGACAACACATCAGGGCCTCTCTTTCCGGAGGTGCGACGTCACCCAACGCTGACGCTGATCACGGTGACTCGGGAGGGTGAGGCATTCGCGATCGCCGCTGGCCTCTGGCTTGGCGGGGCGTCGCCTCTCGTCGTCATTCAGAACACGGGGCTCCTGGAGTCAGGGGACAGTATCCGAGGGACAGCCGTCCGGATGGCGGCGCCTGTTCCGATTCTGATTACCGGGCGCGGCTACGCCAAGATGCTCACAGCTGGAGTCACGCCGGATGACCCCAAGACTAGTGAACTGCTCACACGAGCCGACGTCGACTCAACCGCCCTCCTCACCGAACCTACGCTCGAGGCGTGGGGCATTCCGTTCGACCTCTGTGGCGGAGAGGACGATCCGACTATCGCGCTCGCTCGCACCGTAGAGCAGGCGCAAAGCGAGCAGCGCCCAGTCGCGCTCGTACTTACGCGGCCCCTGACATGA
- a CDS encoding thiamine pyrophosphate-dependent enzyme produces the protein MLTTAQLLHPLASHRTNEVVVTTMSAVRPWGLLSDSDLDFASADSAMGHAADLALGVALARPERKVICLNGDGSMLMSLGTLATAVEAGARNYVLIVSDNGAYEITGNQAVAAAGRLDHAALADASGFRSVFAFDDARAWAEAVPAVLSAEGPTFVHVSLEAGTEGPIGRTSVEPARYLRHSLADWSRILRAALVS, from the coding sequence ATGTTGACCACAGCCCAACTCCTCCATCCACTGGCTTCACACCGAACAAACGAGGTCGTGGTCACGACCATGAGCGCGGTGCGCCCGTGGGGCCTCTTGTCAGATAGCGACCTGGACTTCGCGTCAGCTGACAGCGCGATGGGACACGCAGCGGACCTCGCGTTGGGAGTAGCGCTGGCGAGACCTGAGAGGAAAGTCATCTGTCTGAACGGCGACGGCAGTATGCTCATGTCTCTCGGCACGTTGGCCACAGCTGTGGAAGCCGGGGCACGCAACTACGTCCTGATAGTCTCGGACAACGGAGCGTATGAGATCACCGGCAATCAGGCCGTCGCGGCGGCCGGCCGGCTAGATCACGCAGCGCTCGCGGACGCTTCAGGGTTTCGCAGCGTATTCGCGTTTGACGACGCGCGCGCCTGGGCCGAGGCCGTGCCCGCCGTCCTTTCGGCGGAGGGACCGACGTTCGTACACGTAAGCCTAGAAGCGGGTACTGAAGGTCCGATTGGAAGGACATCAGTCGAGCCTGCACGGTATCTCCGGCATTCACTCGCGGACTGGTCCCGTATCCTGAGGGCCGCGCTGGTCAGCTGA
- a CDS encoding immune inhibitor A: MSALPSVRASSAVLLGLSLICLVGSPHLVDAQDIEAAAARRGIQLPESYFQSIQQTPDLYEFERALFNRVTPDRTSSFGEVRLPVVLALFSDSPAQPHITREMVQASLFDGPSERGTITESYLEMSGDALTVTGDVYGWARSTLTMAQVVGTEQSLGADARVGQYIVEALTELDPSIDFAVYDNDGPDGLANSGDDDGFVDVITIEFLEIAASCGGPAIWPHRSGVRTSSGDPFETDDLGINGELILVLDYITQSASDCEGESVQDASVITHEFGHALGLPDWYHWIDFSAGPYGRRWVMGCWALMAAGSWGCGPVTDDREPFGPTHMLGYSKEFLGWTDYIEVGEVWNEEIELFPIETSGEVLRFQLDDAGDEFLIAEFRDLIGFDYQLPGTGVLLYKNDTNAERRPNPSTGDPYFLTMLEQDNNGSLLLMATEGGSRGEIGDAWGVGGVSNPLNAETAPALRLANNSWSTVQVHEVAVVGDRARLVISTGKTPRLIEPTDNFEVTEIKTFYAGVRIAGGRGPYQGVGDLPDGFVFVAKGDELFLAGSLREAGSFEYSFAVRDSGGNVSNEVTISVSVTGEWTVKVPDLFQQFLQSDRAGITPGEAAYLDEVGNANGQYDLGDLRKWLRENN; this comes from the coding sequence ATGAGCGCGCTTCCGTCGGTGCGTGCTTCGAGTGCGGTGCTCCTTGGCCTGTCTCTGATCTGTCTCGTTGGCTCACCGCATCTGGTGGACGCTCAGGACATCGAGGCTGCCGCGGCACGCAGGGGGATCCAACTTCCAGAGTCGTATTTTCAGTCGATTCAACAGACGCCTGACCTCTATGAATTCGAGCGCGCTCTCTTCAATCGAGTCACTCCGGACCGAACGTCATCGTTCGGCGAAGTCCGGCTGCCTGTAGTGCTTGCTCTCTTCAGTGATTCGCCAGCTCAGCCGCACATTACACGCGAGATGGTGCAGGCGTCTCTTTTCGACGGGCCCTCGGAGCGCGGAACGATTACCGAGTCATATCTGGAAATGTCCGGTGATGCGCTCACCGTGACGGGCGATGTCTATGGATGGGCCCGGAGCACCCTCACGATGGCTCAGGTGGTCGGAACCGAGCAGAGCCTCGGGGCGGACGCGCGGGTTGGTCAGTACATCGTCGAGGCACTGACCGAGTTGGACCCAAGTATCGACTTTGCCGTCTACGACAATGATGGCCCCGATGGCCTAGCGAACAGTGGCGACGACGATGGTTTTGTGGATGTCATTACGATCGAGTTCCTCGAGATCGCCGCGTCGTGCGGAGGCCCGGCCATCTGGCCGCATCGGTCCGGTGTTAGAACGTCGTCCGGCGATCCATTCGAGACAGATGACTTGGGAATCAACGGCGAGCTGATTCTGGTGCTTGACTACATCACCCAGAGTGCGTCGGACTGCGAGGGTGAGAGCGTCCAAGACGCCAGCGTGATCACCCACGAGTTCGGCCATGCCCTAGGGCTGCCTGACTGGTACCACTGGATCGACTTCAGTGCCGGACCGTACGGGCGGCGTTGGGTGATGGGGTGCTGGGCATTGATGGCTGCGGGCTCGTGGGGCTGCGGTCCAGTTACGGATGACCGGGAGCCATTCGGACCGACACATATGCTCGGCTACTCCAAAGAGTTTCTTGGATGGACGGACTACATCGAGGTCGGCGAGGTCTGGAACGAGGAGATCGAGCTGTTTCCGATCGAGACGTCGGGCGAGGTGCTTCGCTTCCAGCTCGACGATGCGGGTGATGAGTTCCTGATCGCGGAGTTTCGGGACCTGATCGGATTCGATTACCAACTCCCGGGCACGGGCGTCTTGCTCTATAAGAACGACACGAACGCGGAGAGACGCCCCAACCCTTCGACGGGCGATCCGTACTTTCTCACGATGCTTGAACAGGACAACAACGGAAGCCTGTTGCTCATGGCCACCGAGGGTGGCAGCCGAGGCGAGATTGGCGACGCCTGGGGCGTCGGTGGGGTCAGCAATCCACTGAACGCCGAGACGGCTCCCGCCCTGCGCCTGGCCAACAACAGCTGGTCCACGGTCCAGGTGCACGAGGTGGCCGTCGTGGGAGATCGGGCGCGACTCGTGATCTCGACCGGCAAGACCCCACGACTGATCGAGCCCACTGATAATTTTGAAGTCACCGAGATCAAGACCTTCTACGCGGGCGTTCGGATCGCCGGTGGCAGGGGTCCGTATCAGGGTGTAGGTGATCTGCCCGATGGATTTGTGTTCGTGGCCAAGGGTGATGAGCTCTTCCTGGCCGGATCGCTTAGAGAGGCAGGGTCGTTCGAGTATTCGTTTGCGGTTCGAGACTCAGGAGGGAACGTCTCGAATGAGGTCACCATTTCGGTGAGCGTGACCGGGGAATGGACTGTGAAGGTCCCCGATCTGTTCCAGCAGTTCCTGCAGTCGGATCGAGCGGGTATCACCCCAGGTGAAGCCGCATATCTCGATGAAGTGGGCAACGCTAATGGTCAGTATGACTTGGGCGACCTACGGAAGTGGCTCAGGGAGAACAACTAA